Part of the Lolium rigidum isolate FL_2022 chromosome 6, APGP_CSIRO_Lrig_0.1, whole genome shotgun sequence genome, ATCTGGTCAGCGATCTGGATAGCTTGCAGCAAGGCATTCAGTTCAGAGAGGAGAGGTTCAGCAGCGTACTGAAGATAACCGACATCCATGAAAATGGTGTCACACTCATTGTCTCTAGCGATGGCACACCACCCAGTTTTACTATGTGTGCCTATTAGTGATACTCAGTGCTAGGTAGAGCTAATTCCAAAGTTGCAGTCTATTAGTCACCTAAGGCTGTCTATGCATTCTAGAGTTGTAGTCTATTTCTCAATTTCTCTGCATTGTAGTTTTTAGGTTATCATATAGTCACCTTTTTTTGTTAGTGTAAATCTGATTCAGTGTGAGTAGTGATCTTAGTATTCAGTGCAATTTTTAGTACATGACTACCTGTATTTTGCTCATTAGGTACCCTATTTTCAGAAATGACTGCAGCCTTCTATATTTTTGTACTCATCAGTGGTAAGATGCTTGGCTATGGGCTTTATTTCACTTAATCATGAGggtttttgtatttttttcataATACTGTCGACCATTTCTATGCAGATAAAAACAATTAATAGAGGGCTACATTTCTAGATCAAGAATTATGCAGATAGATGTACTGGCAAGGAGGTGTGCGGTGGTGAAAAACATGTGCAGAGAGTGGATGAGATCCAGAAGTTTTTGTTGCACATCTTTGGATCTCTCTCTTTCTTTCCCCAATGATCCTCGTCTAGTTTCCCTGTTTTGGTGGCCGTCCTCTTTGGTTCCGGTGTATTTGCGTGAGGAGAAAGAAGAGAGATGTTGACGTGGTGGTAGTTCGTAGACAGGCCCAGAAATAGGAGGCCCATTTTTTTGTTGTTCGCATGaactttccttttttttctagTCCATGTTTTTAATTGCAAGGCGGGAATTGATTAAGTGAAAGGTAGTAGAGATTGAAATAACTGGACAGAAAACTGGACTCAAGTGTAATGAATGGATTGGTTTTTTCCAACTCCCGGACTGATTGGAATGAGGATGGAAGCGGGGAAAACTGAGTTAATGAGTACTACTGTAGTCAAAATCTAACTTATGCCGAATTGCATTTTCAGCTAGATGATGGTTAGACACTCCCTTTTTCTAACTAAAGTTGTAGCTTTCATTGGAGATATAAAATTGACCATGttgcttctgacaacttttttacatggaacagctagttgtgtatgccaccattgctcatgaACTAAGAGGACATACTGCTGCTGATGTTCTCGACAGCTAACGCCATGGTCGCATTCGGCAATTACACTTGTTCTATGCCAAAATGTCATTGTGCAAGTGCTCAGAAAACTGCAAGTCAAATCGACGTGGAGAAGAGCTACTCGACATTTCGATCCCGTCCATCCCTGTAATATCTGGCTAAATATATAAAGGTTGAACTCCCACAGAAAATAGAATTGAGTTCAAACCAATTTAATTTCATGTCTTCATCACCTAGCAAAATTATGCACTATTTTTCCACTTGAAAGAACAGCTAATACTTGTTTCTTTGTTGGTAATGTACAGCTGACAGCCCGATTGTAATCTAATTGTATCCTTATAATCATAAAATGTACAGTAGATTACTGTAAGCATGAAGCTGAAGGTGCTGACAGCCCGAAGCAGCAACCAGCAAGAACCATTACACCCGTTACACGCAAACAATCTCATGCCAACCAAACAATTCCCGGTCGAGAAAGGACGAGCAATGTGCAGCTAACATACGTCTCAGAACAACAGGATACCATCAAGCACCGGATGAAATTACTACTTGCTAACAACAGAATACGATCAAGCACAGGATGCAATTACTTGCTAGCAATAATAGATCCCAACATATGTTTGCTTCATGGCAAACCAAAAGAACATCACTGACAATTTCTTATACTCCAAAACAGCAATAAATAGGAACTAGCAGACGGGAAGAGGGGTCAACGAATTGGGCTTGTGACGAGTTGATCCCCATCCGGATCGACGGCTTCATCGCAAAGCAAAAGAACATCACTGGCAATGTCTTATACTCCAGAACGGAATTTCAGAACAACGAGATATGATCAAGCACAGGATGGAATTACTTGCTAACAAGAATAGTTTCCAACATACGTTTGCTTCATTGCAAACCAAAAGAACATCACTGACAATGTCTAATACTTCAGAACATATCTGATCTAACACAGAACGAGACCTAAAACAGAAATTAACAGGAACTACCAAACCGGAAGGGGCATCAACGAATTAGGCTGGTGACGACGACTTGATCCCCATCACGATCtaccacgggcttcatcggcgcgaGATGGACGGCCTAGGCGCGCTCCCCGCGGATGCGTCGGGCGAGCTGGATGTCCTTGGGCATGATGGTGACGCGCTTGGCGTGGATGGCGCAGAGGTTGGTGTCCTCGAAGAGGCCGACGAGGTAGGCCTCGGCGGCCTCCTGGAGCGCGAGCACGGCGTGGCTCTGGAAGCGCAGGTCGGTCTTGAAGTCCTGCGCGATCTCGCGGACGAGGCGCTGGAAGGGGAGCTTGCGGATGAGCAGCTCCGTGCTCTTCTGGTACTTGCGGATCTCGCGCAGCGCCACCGTGCCGGGCCTGTAGCGGTGGGGCTTCTTGACGCCGCCGGTGGTCGGGGCCGACTTCCTCGCGGCCTGAGACACGATTAAGACAGAAGAACGTCAGGGAAAACCGTAGCAGACGGTAGCCGGTGGCGGATCGGAACCGAGAGGGGagggggcggccggcggcgagggcgAGACGAACCTTGGTGGCGAGCTGCTTCCGGGGGGCCTTGCCGCCGGTGGACTTGCGGGCGGTCTGCTTGGTACGGGCCATGGCGGTCCTCTCTTCTCGATCTGGATTCGAATTGGATGGCGAGCAGACTGGATGGGGAAAGTCTGAATAGTGGAAGGAGGATGACGAGGTGGGCTGTATTTAAGGCGCGGTTTGGTGGCTGGAGACGCGTGGACCGAGGCGGTTTCCAGTGACAGTTTTGTGGAAAGGTTTCGGGATGGTGGTCCATGGACGGCTAGGATTCGCTTGCAGAAACACGCTATCCGTGTGCTCGAGAATGATTGGTCCAGAGCGTGACGGCCGCGGATCGCTGACGTGGCAGATTATCTGGGCTCTgctttttctttgagagagtctcTGGGCTCTGCTTCCTCGTTGCCATGAGCTGGGACATCGCTTTGCGCATTTGCTAGGCTTTGGGCCAAAATGCGCGTTAGAGTGAAAATGACAAAATTAGTGCTTTGCAGCCCAAATTTCTCCCTCGCTCTGAATGGAAGACAAGGAAGATTGGAGTAAGAAGAATGATACACCTGTGGTTATTGGTGGTAAGAGCTGTCTCTCCGACGAGGCCTCGATGACGTTTTTTTTCATTCGGATGGATAAAAACGGCTCAGTCACGtcccagcttctcgttttcgttcggattaggcctttcatccgtccgaaGAGCTCAGGCCATCCCCGGGTTCCCGAGGCCCGGCTGGGAACTCCGAACGAAACAAAAACGCGTGAAACGTCGAGCGGGCCCACGTTGTCGGTGACACAACTGGAAGTTCCCTCCATTAATTTTGTTTTCTCCCCAAATTGTGACGCATAGAACTATTTTCCCCGCCGAATTTCGGAGCTACCGCCATTCTCccccacagttgcagctcctcctcttcccttccaccaccatgccaccgaagaagctcgccgccgatggTGCCCCGAcagcgaggaagccgcgggcgccaaAACAGAGGTCGTCGGGCATCTCAAACGGGGAGTGGGCGGCGGATGTGGAGCGGCGGCGGAACGAAACTCGCGGTCGGGCGGATAGGGAGAAGAAGTGCAACGCGAAGAGGGtggcggcagcggaggaggaataggagaggctgattgatacgtctcaaacgtatctgtaatttcttatatttcatgctagttttatgacaatactcacatgttttatacacactttatatcatttatacgcattttccggcactaacctattaacaagatgtcgaagcgccggttctcgttttacgttgtttttggtttcagaaatcctacacaggaaatattctcggaattggacgaaacaaaagcccagggtcttattttgcacggagctttccagaagaccgaaggagatacgaagtggggccacggggcgcccacaccatagggcggcgtggccaaggaggggcccgcgccggcctatggggtggggccctcgtgcctcccccgactctgcccttccgcctatttattccctccgtcgcgaaaaccctattactgagagccacgatacgagaaaagttattgtgacgccgccgccgccaatcccatctcgggggattcaggagatcgcctccggcaccctgccggagaagggattcatcacccggaggactctacatcaccatgatcgcctccggactgatgtgtgagtagttcatccttggactatgggtccatagcagtagctagatggttgtcttctcctcttgtgctatcatgtttagatcttgtgagctgcctatcatgatcaagatcgtctatttgtaatgctacatgttgtgtttgttgggatccgatgaatatggaatactatgtcaagttgattattgatctatcatatatgtgttgtttatgatcttgcatgctctccgttgctagtagaggctctagccaagttgatacttgtaactccaagagggagtatttatgctcgattgtgggttcatgcctccattgaatccgggacaagtgacgtaaagttctaaggttgtggatgtgctcgttgccactagggataaaacatcaatgcttcgtctaaggatatttgtgttgattacattacgcaccatacttaatgcaattgtctgttgtttgcaacttaatactggaaggggtgcggatgctaacccgaaggtggaatttttaggcatagatgcatgttggatagcggtctatgtaatttgtcgtaatgccctaagtaaatctcatattagtcatcatgatatgtatatgcattgttatgccctctctatttgtcaattgcccaactgtaatttgttcacccaacatgctatttcttattggagagacaccactagtgaactatggaccccggtccattcttttacatctgaatacaatctgctgcaatcattgttctctgctgttctttgcaaacaaacatcattctccacaccatacgtttaatcctttgtttacaaagcaagccggtgagattgacaacctcactcgttaagttggggcaaagtattttgactgtgttgtgcaggttccacgttggcgccggaatcccggtgttgcgccgcactacactcctccaccaacaaccttcacgtggccttcatctcctactggttcgataaccttggtttcttactgagggaaaacttgctgctgtacgcatcacaccttcctcttggggttcccaacggacgtgtgcttcacgcgttatcactgaTCTCCATCAACTTCGGCCGCCCGCGCATCGCCCAATTCCCCGGGCCATGGCCTACCCAAGGTATGGTCGGATCTCCTTCCTTCTCGTCGGCGTCGCCGGCCACGGCCATGTTCCATGACACCTACGCCGCCGGCGGCATGGACGGGTTTACGCCGTCATCGTCGGCGTACGACGGTGCGATGTACGAGGGCTACTCGCCTGCCCTGAGACGTGGGCCGCTACccttctgtaggataacgttgcatataaaacaaaaaatttcctaccgcgaacacgcaatccaagccaagatgcaatctagaagacggtagcaacgaggggtttatcgagtctcacccttgaagagattccaaagcctacaagatgaggctcttgttgctgcggtagacgttcacttgccgcttgcaaaagcgcgtagaagatcttgatcaccggcgccacgaacgggcagcacctccatactcggtcacacgttcggttgttgatgaagacgacgtccacctcccgttccagcgggcagcggaagtagtagctcctcttgaatccgacagcacgacgtcgtggtgtcggtggtggtggagaactccggcggagcttcgctaagcgtgcgggagcttatggaggagaggggggcggctagggtttgggtgggggtggccggccacttgaggggggcggccaggctgtggtcttgaggtggccggccccctccccttgtccctcattatataggtggaagccccaagggttggactacaagtctccgaataagacccgaaccaaaaaccttccatgtgatagggaaacctacccaaggtgggaatcccacttggggtgggattccccccttccatgtggggggtggccggcccccataggggagtccacttgggactcctccccctctagggttggccggccatggaggtggagtccctcNNNNNNNNNNNNNNNNNNNNNNNNNNNNNNNNNNNNNNNNNNNNNNNNNNNNNNNNNNNNNNNNNNNNNNNNNNNNNNNNNNNNNNNNNNNNNNNNNNNNgtgttctttgtctccccttgtgtcgaatcaataaattgggttttacttccctcgaagactgttgcgatcccctatacttgtgggtcatcaagctcatgaatggggcatttgagcattaaagacttcaatctcccccaagcttgggcaatactctctccatcatgaggccaaaaattatatatgcgatttcgatctttgtgaatttcacttggaggatagaacttagaataaaaccgggcacaatatcattccattcaagagaatccccattatccaagtaatttataccaatgcgccgctttaccagacagcgatatagagaatagtttcttcctcacttcatccatagcaatacctgcacacttgaataaaccgcataattcatgcaagaacagtaaatgatctccatggtggacagttccatcccctgtataacggttattcactacgcgttcaataattttcataggtattttgtatggtatctcttcttcacctggcgcctcatccactacctttgcagtagtagtggattttccaaataaaaactcaagagaagatctctccataatgaattatggcagcaggcagaaataaaatcagcacaaacagtagatatttcccttaccaattccacttaccaatagcgcttcactccccagcaacggcgccagaaaatagtcttgatgacccacaagtatagggggtgtatcgtagtatcttcgataagtaagaatgtcgatcccaacgaggagcagaaggtgttgacaagcagtttcgatgaaggattcactgtaaatgctcacagacaagtatccagggggttttgatgtaacaggtgaataaaatacgagtaagtaaagtgcgagagtaacaattgcagcgagtggcccaatcctttttagcacaaaggacaagccgggttgtttacttataatgaccaaacgttctcgaggacacacgggattttagtctagtgctttcgctacatacggctaaataatcttcattgttatgataagtgttgtgtgggtgaacctatgctaatgtaccgcccttcctaggactaatacatacttgtgattataccccttgcaagcatccgcaactacaagaaagtaattaagaataaatctaaccacagccttaaactgtgagatcctgctatccctcctgcatcgatataccaacgggggtttaggtttctgtcactccggcaaccccgcaattggcaaacgagtacaagatgcattcccctaggcccataaaggtgaagtgtcatgtagtcgacgttcacatgacaccactagaagaataacaccacaacttaaatatcataacattgaatattactcaaccatagttcactactaacatttagacttcacccatgtcctcaagaactaaacgaactactcacgagacatcatatgaaacatgatcagaggtgatatgatgatgaataacaatctgaacataaaccttggtccaatggtttcactcaatagcatcaacaacaagtagaaatcgataccggagagtttcccctatcaaacaatcaagatcaaacccaaattgctacggcggtgatgtCCAGGTggagcggtgatgatggtggagatgatgatgatggtgatggagatgatgtccagctcgatgacggtgacgatggcgtcgatttcccctcccgagggaatttccccagcggatctcagcccgccggagagctctttctctccggtgttctccgccccgcgaggcggccgtaactcttcgtgaggtaccctatgtggcttaggtcttcgggacgaagcgatttcgcgaagaaaaggaggcgaaaggggctgtggggcccccacaccacaaggtggcgcggccaggccatgggccgcgccgcccgtggtccggccccaccttgggtcttctcagctcccccttctggcttcctccgtcatctggaaaaataggatttttggtataatttccttccacagttgatcttccgaaatattgcgttctgacagtgctttttccagcagaatcctggctccggtgctcgatcctccaataataatgaaacatgcaaaatagatgaactaacataagtattgtgtccaaacatgaaatatatcaatgaataacagcaaattatgatacaaaatagtgatgcaaattgaacGTATCAGTGTCTATGAACGGCATCACTGGCGCCAATCAGAACTACGACACGTACTGGCAGCGGGTCAAGGtggcgttcgacgagcgcaaacTCGTCGACTCGTACTTCAACACGACGGTGATGGATCGCGGCGACAAGGCAATGGGCACCCATCGGGGGATCGTCCAGGCGGCGTGCAGCAAGTGGCACGGcgtacaggaggagatcgacaaacATGAACTGAGCGGCGAGGACTTTGAAGCAAAGGTATACTGACTCGCCGTGGCTCCTCCGTCGACCCTACATCGCCTAATCGCCTGTCTGTTTTTGCAGATGCGGCGGGCGCTCGACTTGTACCGGCAGACAACGACGACCAGATGGGTAGTGGCACTCTTCTCAAAGTCATGTGGCACTCGGCGAAGAAGCCACAACAGAGATCCCATACGAAAAGATGGGCAGTCGTGCAGTTCCTGTGAAAGCATGGCATAGCACAGAGTTGGACATGGAGCAACTTGCTCTCAGTGAACTATTCCTACATACTGGTGTAATTGTAACAGTACCATAAACGTATACATTTGTTTTGTGTTTCGGACAAAAAGACAATCTCAACGGGACATGATTTTGAAGGAAAAAGAGGTTAAGATTTGCTCCAACCAACAGGCTTGCAGTTGCAGCCCTGGTAAATTAGAGTGCCACGTCGTGCTGTCgttgtcgacaagcttgtttgcCGGAGAAGGTTTCCGTAGAGCTTTTGGCCTTGCATTTGTTTTATTTGTTGGAGACACAGTAAACTGCAACCACTGCAGAAGATCGCTCGTGCAATCACGAAAACGACGGATTTTGTTTAGGTGCCAACAAAGCATGTATAGTCGATAATCAAAAAATAGTATGGCTGCATAATACTTCCAGCGAGTTGACAATAATATGTCTACTTGCATGTTATGGCTAATATTCCGAGCCAGTTGACAACAATAATATGACTACACATTTCCGTAATTTGGGAGCCATGAGCAGAAAAGGTGCTTAAAATGAGAAAGGCGTGACCATGTTCTTTATTCGTCAGTAGATTAATTAGTTGAGTCGACAAAACAAGCGTGTCCTGCTGGGATTGTACGTATGCGTATCGCTACAAGGTTTAACCAATTGGGCGACCTCGGCAGGATCAGACTCGATCAGAACTCTGCAGATTTTCCATGTCTCGTGCTATCTCCATCCAATGGAGATCAGAAGCGTTTCAGTTTGGCTTGATAGATGTAATGATACGACAATGACCGTTGCCGATCGATGGTTCAGCTTGAGCGATAGAAATGCCATCCTGCgtgtttttcttttctgaaacGAAAGGACAGCTGCTACTGATGTTCTGGACAGCTAACGCCAATGGTCGCTTTCGAGCAATTACTTGTTATACTTTCTCCATTCAAAAAAGGATGTCGGAGGTTTATACAAATTAAGATGTATTGATATAGTACTAAATAATATCCAGATGCATTTGAATTTAGATACACtttcgacatccttttatgg contains:
- the LOC124664453 gene encoding histone H3.3, yielding MARTKQTARKSTGGKAPRKQLATKAARKSAPTTGGVKKPHRYRPGTVALREIRKYQKSTELLIRKLPFQRLVREIAQDFKTDLRFQSHAVLALQEAAEAYLVGLFEDTNLCAIHAKRVTIMPKDIQLARRIRGERA